Proteins from a genomic interval of Campylobacter concisus:
- a CDS encoding BON domain-containing protein: KILFSKGLSNIDIEIECFYGDVYLIGLVDSKELEGKLVELAKNTDGVREIYTYLRIKKPEYPCDSLKILANLKQNLFKDSIVEGTNVRVSIVGCDVVFSGVVDSIEQEKHAIWYAKHINGVADVYSFMKVIK; the protein is encoded by the coding sequence GTAAAATATTATTTTCAAAAGGTCTTAGCAATATAGATATTGAGATCGAGTGTTTTTACGGCGATGTCTACCTTATAGGGCTGGTTGATAGCAAAGAGCTTGAAGGTAAGCTAGTAGAACTAGCCAAAAATACAGATGGTGTACGAGAAATTTACACCTATCTTCGCATAAAAAAGCCAGAATATCCATGCGATAGTCTAAAAATTCTTGCAAATTTAAAACAAAACCTTTTCAAAGATAGTATAGTTGAAGGAACAAATGTGCGTGTTAGTATCGTTGGCTGCGATGTTGTTTTTAGTGGCGTGGTCGATAGTATAGAGCAAGAAAAGCACGCCATTTGGTATGCTAAGCATATTAATGGCGTAGCCGATGTCTACTCATTTATGAAAGTTATAAAATAA